GTCTGGATGTGCCAGAATGATTTACCTATGTTCAGTTACAATATGCACTGTTATATtgttcacatttgtgcacagctcTACCAAAAGGGTGTTTCTTATGTTTGTTCTAAATAAGTGActgtagtgtatttttcttttgcacaATGCTGGAGAAATGCAAAGAGCATATgcagtaaaaatgtaaaatgtacgtATTCAGTTTCTGGTACTCACTTACGTCTCTAACTACAGAAATGTGTAACTTTACTGTAGTTTTCAAATGGCCGCACAAGTAGTGCATAGTGCTGTTTTGAGCATTTTCAGGTAGTGTCTCTGAgttctgacctttttttttttttgcattgaaaaacactgagagaataaactactaataataaaaacatgacaaagttatttgactattttattttattcataaacaaTGGTGTCAAGACTTCTCATTTTGATGACACTGGCAGTTTCATTGACATGAATACTTGATTTTTGAGGCATGGATCATCCATTTGGAGCAAGCGACGTGCTTTTGCAGGTTCTCCACTAGGTTTTGCAGTTTGCACTAATTGTTTTGAGAAATGCACTAACTGCTGTGCGAATGTTAATAGTGATGTGAGAAAAGCACCAAAgtgactgagaaaaactgtaaaacggccgtagattttaggcaggaaaactagcaatttcaacattagttTGTACTTTAAACAACGTATAAATCGCACATAAAGCACGTAAGGTGCacacaatatccaagcaataagtgacagatatcagtccctgcaggattttatttataaatgtaattgattttgtgactaatcTTTATTTAATTGAGAGAAATGATGTTACATTCTCAGGAAAATGaagttctttgaacaaattgAAATTCAAAATGACTAGTCGTGTgaaaaagcatgggaaaattgttatcctccaaatattgtggtgtttcattgaatttgtgcatTTAGATATTTGAACTGATTTATGTACAACTGAATAATTTGGTAATTTggacaatgatttatgttttttaactttcttcTGAGGGCCGAATATGATGtcaaaagggccagatttggcctccggaccttgagtttgatgTAGAATGACAATGAAGCAccttttatattatataaatatatcctTCAAGTGAGCAGATGATACATAAATAAAGGTGTACCTAAATCAAAAGCATTTGGCTGATGTGATGTCAGGGTTTTCCAAGACAATGTAACTCTAatcttaaaaacatgaaaacatttgGAAACTCCTGCTTCTGTTAGCTTCATGTAAATTCTATATGTGACCCACCTCTGTGTAAAACTACTTTACCTGCAGctagaaaagaaaaatcaattttaTAATAGCTCCACAAACCCCGATAGTTTAAGATGTTTGGTTTCATCTCCCATGTTCCTTTTCTATCTTGTTGTGTAATGTTCACTTTTGCTGGACCATTTTCCTTTTTCATTAAAGAAAAAGGTTAcaatcagttttgttttttgctttttttttttcaaactcagACTCGTTGGCCTTGGCTGTGATATGAAGAACAAGTAtccaaaatacagtattttcaatGATCTGAGGACAGGAGCTTCAAAAACCAGGTTCATATTTTATTACTATGCCACTAAAGGAGCAGACGACAACATGGACAAGCTTCTATTCTGTTTTATAAACTTGACATTTCAGCATACAACACCTTTGTCAAAGTATGTGTGTTTCTCGAGGAACTGGGAAAGAAGGCATTAAAACAAGAAGACCAAAAGTTCTAAGAAGCCAAGCCTCTGCAGCCATCATGACGAGGATTCAGCAGGAGAACGCTGCCTGTTGCCTCATGCACGTGACCTACAGAACAACCATTTACGCATGCAGTTCAGATGCTTATGTCTCACTCTGTGTGAGTGAAAGGAAGAGAAAGAAAGCAAAATGTCAGTATAGTTAATATAAATTTTGCAATTATTATCCTACAAGCAGCAATAAAAAGAAGCTCTGCAAACTGTATAGAACCAAGGAACAATAACGCTGTGTGCCTCGTGTGTTTTATAGTTTGTATGCAAAGGTTCTCTTGAATAGTGGCTACTTTTTCAGCTTGTGTTGAGTAAATGTATCAACTCATATCTCATATCTCGACTCATCTGtacatttgtaaatgttttatctaaATATGCATCATCTGTTGAGTATTAGTATGCTAAAGGGACACGTTTGGAAATATTAattttcataaataataacttcattttcttttcttttttaaacagtaaaaccaGTTTATGATCACTTGATAGGTGACGTGTTACTTTATTGGATCCTTTTTTGAATGCCTCGTTTGTAAATGCGCGCTATAAAGATATCAATACAAACCACAGATAAAAGGAGTTTGCTATGATATGCTGAAATTGGCAAGTTTGGAaatattgatttgttttaaaaaacaacattaaaagcaGTTTGTGATCACTTGATAGGTGTTAGTTGGTTGGATCCTGTTTAAAAAAGCACATTGTTTGTAAATGCATGCTATAAATATATCAATACAAACCACAGATAAAAGGAGTTGAGGTAtttatttacaagaaaaacacaaaatagaaGCAATTTGATGTATTTATATACACTGTACATGAAGGGAATGTCGATCTTGTCATGTCTGAATCATCAGAGTTAGTTTCCATTGGGTGTTTTTTAGTCTCAGTTTGTCTCAGTTTCTGCTCCTCATAAAAACCAAGGCCTCCACATTGGTAAGGAGGCGTGAGCCTCTGATCCCTCCCTGTGATTAGGGTTAGAGGGGGCTCTTTCTGTGGTGAGTTGGGGGCCATGAAGGCCAGAAGGGTTTGAATGAGGAAGCGATGGTGAGAAACTAAAGGGGGAGGtgttagaagaagaagaagacgacgaAGGTGACAGGCTCGGAGTGAAGGAGAAGTGACAGGCAAATGACGAGAAAGGAGAGGAGGTGGTGTAGGAGGAGAAAGGAGGGGAGAACCAGGGAGAGGGCGGAGGAGACAGATACTCGTTGCATGGAGTGGAACAGGAGTGAGGCTGGAAGATGGAGTGTGATGGACACAGCTGCAGCCTGGGGGACTCCTCTTTGGAGTTGGATCTGTGAAGGGCGTCCACTTCTGTCTTCTTCTGGCTTAAATCTGTCCTCAGACACTCGGTGTGGTGCTTCAGCCTGTCTATCAGACTGGCTCTCTCAGATGGGGTCAACTTGTGCATGAAGCTGATGAGCTGGGCCACACACTGCTGAAAGCCTGCACTCTCCACAGTGAAGAGAGGAACGCCGAGCCCACTGGCACAGTCTGTGAGTGCAGAGTCACAGGGGAGATAAAGCACAAGTGAAACACCATTatagtcatttatttttctcccTTTACATCATGAAGCATGTGAGCAATTGTATTGACCAACCATTGCTCAGTTTCCTCTTATCTGTCCACTTCTGAAGATATTCCACAGCCAAGTCCAAAATCTCGGCTTTCTCTATTTTAGGATTCTGCAGTCGCTGTCAGACACAACCATGAGAAGTGGGAGAAATGCAGTTCATGGTTGAGGTTACGCTTTTTTTGCATAGTTGTACAGAGTGAAAGTGGTTCTTATGATGGGACTCACTGGATCAGATGTGGAACTCAACAGCAAATGTCTCAGCTCAGCAAGGCTTTGATTTATCCGATCTCTCCTCTTCTTTTCCACAAC
The genomic region above belongs to Gouania willdenowi chromosome 10, fGouWil2.1, whole genome shotgun sequence and contains:
- the her11 gene encoding transcription factor HES-7, whose translation is MTRSPRTQALIEVKSRKKSLKPVVEKKRRDRINQSLAELRHLLLSSTSDPRLQNPKIEKAEILDLAVEYLQKWTDKRKLSNDCASGLGVPLFTVESAGFQQCVAQLISFMHKLTPSERASLIDRLKHHTECLRTDLSQKKTEVDALHRSNSKEESPRLQLCPSHSIFQPHSCSTPCNEYLSPPPSPWFSPPFSSYTTSSPFSSFACHFSFTPSLSPSSSSSSSNTSPFSFSPSLPHSNPSGLHGPQLTTERAPSNPNHREGSEAHASLPMWRPWFL